The nucleotide sequence TGCACGCCTTCATCTTCTCCTGCTGAGCCGTTTTCGCGCTCTTGACCGGCTTGGCGGAGAGACATTCCTTCATAAACGCCTTCCGTTCGTCGCCCTTCCCTTCTCCCAACCCCTTCTCGTTCGCTTCCTTATTGCACGTTGCCATCTTGTTTTGTGGGCCGGCGGCTTCGCTGGACACCGGGGGCAGCACAATCACGGCCAAAAAGAGTGAGAGGACGACCAGGCTGGCAATCTTCATGGTGATGCTCCTTGTGTGAGAGGGTGAAGGATCGACGGGGCACTATACCAAAATGCTTAGTGGTTGTCTGTAAGGAGCAGCCCTAGCCCTCAATAGTCGACCCGCATGAGGCAGAGCCCTTGGGGAGGCGCAGTCTTCCCTGCTTTCCGGCGATCTCGTACGGCGAGAATAGCAGCAAAACTTTCCGGCGCACGCTTCCCCTGGCCGACTTCGACCAACGTGCCTACGATGCTGCGGACCATCTGTTTCAAAAACCTGTCGGCATAGGCTTCGATACGGAGTTCGTGCCCCTCGCGAATAACGACGAGGCGTTGGAGATGGCAGATGGGATCTTCGTTTTCGGTCGGTTGCGTTTCGAAGGAGGAGAAGTCGTGCGCACCGACGAGGTGCAGGGCCGCCTGGTTCATCGCCGCATCGTCCAGCGGTTTGTAGACGTGCCAGACCAATTGCCGGCCCAACGCAGGACGCGGAGAGCGGTTGAGGATCCGATATTGGTAGAGTTTGCCAGTGGCTTTGTAGCGGGCATGGAACTCAGGAGGAGGAAAGTCGACGGCGCGGACTGAAATATCGGGAGGGAGATGGGCGTTCAACGCCATCTCCCAGTCATAGGCCGTCATGTCCCGGTCGATGCGAAAGCTGACGACCTGCCCCAGTGCATGCACGCCGGCGTCGGTGCGGCCGGCGGCGACGATGGAGATCGTCTGTTGCGTCACGTTCTTGATCGCGGTTTCGACCGCTTCTTGAATGGTTGGTTGATTGAGTTGACGCTGCCAGCCGGCGTAGTGCGTGCCGTCGTATTCCAGTGTCAGCTTGATTGTTGGCATGCCATGGCCTGAAGGTGCGGCGAGCGGGTTACCGTGCGGTCGGCTTGCCGGTGGCCAGGAATGATTTCACGCCGTTCAGCAGCGAGTCGGCCACATCGCGGATGAACGCATTCTTGCGCAGCAAGTCTTCTTCCGATGGATTGGAGATAAACGCGATTTCAGCCAGGATGCTGGGCATGCTGGTATGGCGAAGCACATAGAATGGCGCAGTCTTTACCCCGTGGTCGGTGACGGTGTAGTGACCGTTCATATGCGTCATGAGAGATTCCTTGGCGGTCCAGGCGAGTTCGAGCGACTCCTCGATCTTTTTCGCCGTGAGCAAGTCCGCCACCAGATATTCCCAGCCCACGCCGGTACTACTCAAAGGCGTGCCGTTTTCGCGGGCGGCGACCTCCAGGGCCCGCTGATCTTTCGCTTCTCCAAAATGGTAAATCTCGATGCCCTTGACCGACCGGGAGGGATGGGAATTCACGTGGATGGAGACGAAAAGATCGGCGTCATGGCTGTTGGCGAACTTGGCCCGTTCTTCCAATTCGACGAAAACATCCTGGTCGCGTGTCATCAAGACACGCACGCCGGGCTGCTTGCTGAGCCGATCCCGCAGTTGCAACGCCACTTTCAGCGTAATGTCTTTTTCCTCCGTGCCGCGCCGGCCGCGCGCACCGGGATCTTTCCCGCCGTGACCGGGATCGAGCACGATGGTCTTGAACGACTTGGCCTGGGGAATCGTCGGCTGCGGCGGCGGCTCGAACGTGCTCGGAGTCGGTGGGGCGGGTGGAGCCGGATCCGATGCGGGGGCATCCGGAACGGCGATGCCCGGGATCACGTCCACTACCAGCCGCGCAGGGTTCTCG is from Nitrospira sp. and encodes:
- a CDS encoding PsiF family protein yields the protein MKIASLVVLSLFLAVIVLPPVSSEAAGPQNKMATCNKEANEKGLGEGKGDERKAFMKECLSAKPVKSAKTAQQEKMKACNKEAGEKTLKGDERKKFMSTCLSN
- the truA gene encoding tRNA pseudouridine(38-40) synthase TruA, producing MPTIKLTLEYDGTHYAGWQRQLNQPTIQEAVETAIKNVTQQTISIVAAGRTDAGVHALGQVVSFRIDRDMTAYDWEMALNAHLPPDISVRAVDFPPPEFHARYKATGKLYQYRILNRSPRPALGRQLVWHVYKPLDDAAMNQAALHLVGAHDFSSFETQPTENEDPICHLQRLVVIREGHELRIEAYADRFLKQMVRSIVGTLVEVGQGKRAPESFAAILAVRDRRKAGKTAPPQGLCLMRVDY
- a CDS encoding N-acetylmuramoyl-L-alanine amidase, coding for MRLRSRQAFPFRISLAFLCLLALTLGLLTGGFDQAFAAASDARSHRPHKSKTKGTPASMMPATVQNFRVFSTPERTRLVLDLDRHTKVTELKSADSDDVVFFLPHATMSQAARHRLDRGVIPAPFQISQTTAGAVTVAVPTRAIRRYKQFSLENPARLVVDVIPGIAVPDAPASDPAPPAPPTPSTFEPPPQPTIPQAKSFKTIVLDPGHGGKDPGARGRRGTEEKDITLKVALQLRDRLSKQPGVRVLMTRDQDVFVELEERAKFANSHDADLFVSIHVNSHPSRSVKGIEIYHFGEAKDQRALEVAARENGTPLSSTGVGWEYLVADLLTAKKIEESLELAWTAKESLMTHMNGHYTVTDHGVKTAPFYVLRHTSMPSILAEIAFISNPSEEDLLRKNAFIRDVADSLLNGVKSFLATGKPTAR